Proteins encoded in a region of the Vitis riparia cultivar Riparia Gloire de Montpellier isolate 1030 chromosome 7, EGFV_Vit.rip_1.0, whole genome shotgun sequence genome:
- the LOC117918491 gene encoding beta-glucosidase 11-like, whose product MVRHRLSFSFSLFLLLNLATTAFSALKFSRDDFPDDFIFGAGTSAYQVEGAANQDGRSPSTWDAFVRAGATHGASGDIACDQYHKYKEDVKLMVETGLDAYRFSISWSRLIPNGRGPVNPKGLAYYNNLINELISHGIQPHVTLFHVDLPQVLEDEYEGWLSRRIVKDFTEFADVCFREYGDRVSHWTTLNEGNVFALAGYDSGLLPPQRCSPPFGHRPCTKGNSSFEPYIVGHHLLLAHASAARLYKKKYQAKQHGFIGINVFAYWFAPLTNTTEDITATQRAKDFYLGWFLDPLVFGDYPETVKKNAGTRIPAFTTPESKQVKGSFDFIAINHYFATYIKDNPEKLKIDQRDFALDVGTDMIFKPQNDVPVGEFPLTTWGLQGVLEYLKQVYGNPPIYIHENGMQTQRNSSLNDTSRVKYMEAYIEVVLDAIRNGSNTRGYFTWSFLDVLELIDGYGSCFGLYYVDLDDPDLRRYPKLSAHWYSSFLKRRNMSSDGDIRIEKNKTPLSYAQSF is encoded by the exons ATGGTGAGGCATagactctctttctctttctctctgtttCTTCTGCTAAATTTAGCAACTACAGCCTTCAGCGCTCTCAAGTTTAGCAGAGATGACTTCCCAGATGACTTCATTTTTGGGGCTGGCACCTCTGCTTACCAG GTTGAGGGAGCAGCAAACCAAGATGGGAGGAGTCCTAGCACTTGGGACGCCTTTGTACGTGCTG GGGCTACCCATGGAGCTTCTGGGGACATAGCATGTGATCAGTATCACAAATACAAG GAGGATGTCAAACTGATGGTGGAAACAGGCCTAGATGCCTATCGATTCTCGATCTCTTGGTCAAGGCTTATCCCAA ATGGAAGAGGACCTGTCAATCCAAAGGGTTTAGCATATTACAACAACCTCATCAATGAACTTATCAGCCATG GAATCCAACCTCATGTTACTTTATTCCATGTTGATCTGCCACAAGTGCTTGAAGATGAATATGAAGGATGGCTTAGTCGAAG GATTGTGAAAGATTTCACAGAATTTGCCGATGTGTGCTTTAGAGAATACGGAGATAGGGTTTCACATTGGACTACCCTGAATGAAGGAAATGTATTTGCTTTGGCTGGCTATGACTCGGGATTACTACCACCTCAGCGATGCTCTCCCCCATTTGGACATAGGCCATGTACCAAAGGCAATTCCTCATTCGAACCATACATTGTAGGGCATCATCTCTTGTTAGCACATGCATCAGCTGCTAGATTGTACAAGAAAAAGTACCAG GCCAAGCAACATGGATTCATAGGGATCAATGTCTTTGCTTACTGGTTTGCTCCTCTAACAAACACAACAGAAGATATCACAGCTACTCAAAGGGCTAAAGATTTCTATCTTGGTTG GTTTCTTGACCCCTTAGTGTTTGGAGACTATCCTGAAACAGTGAAGAAGAACGCAGGCACAAGAATTCCGGCCTTCACCACACCTGAATCCAAACAAGTCAAGGGTTCATTTGACTTCATAGCAATAAACCATTACTTCGCAACATACATCAAGGACAACCCTGAAAAGCTGAAGATAGATCAAAGAGACTTTGCATTAGATGTGGGCACAGACATGATAT TTAAGCCACAAAACGATGTACCGGTAGGTGAG TTTCCTCTCACGACCTGGGGTCTGCAAGGAGTGCTGGAATATTTGAAGCAAGTTTATGGCAACCCTCCAATCTATATCCATGAAAATG GTATGCAAACACAACGCAACTCATCGTTGAACGACACATCAAGGGTCAAATATATGGAGGCTTACATTGAAGTTGTGCTTGATGCAATAAG AAATGGATCAAATACGAGAGGGTATTTCACATGGTCGTTCTTAGATGTACTGGAATTAATTGATGGCTATGGATCTTGCTTTGGCCTCTACTATGTAGATTTGGATGACCCAGATTTAAGACGGTATCCAAAGCTATCTGCACATTGGTACTCTAGCTTTTTGAAGAGAAGAAACATGAGTTCAGATGGGGACATCAGAATTGAGAAGAATAAAACACCTCTTTCTTATGCTCAATCCTTTTAG
- the LOC117918492 gene encoding beta-glucosidase 11-like isoform X3, giving the protein MVETGLDAYRFSISWSRLIPNGRGAVNPKGLEYYNNLINELIKHGIEPHVTLFHIDLPQVLEDEYEGWLSRRIVKDFTEFADVCFREFGDRVLHWTTLNEGNIFVLAGYDMGFIPPQRCSPPFGLIFCAKGNSSSEPYIAGHHLLLAHASVARLYKKKYQDKQHGFIGINIFAYWFAPLTNTTEDIIATQRAKDFYLGWFLDPLVSGDYPEIVKKNAGARIPAFTKNECKQVKGSFDFIGINHYLVVHIKDNPEKLKTDQRNFAADVGVDMIYALGPSGQYPVMPWGLQGVLEYFKQVYGNPPIYIHENGKQMKRNTTLNDTARVEYIQAYMGGLLDAIRNGSNARGYFIWSFLDVLEVTGGYKSSFGLYYVDLDDPDLKRYPKLSAHWYSDFLKGKSITPDEANDITKNKMALSNARPIQ; this is encoded by the exons ATGGTGGAAACAGGCCTAGATGCGTATCGATTCTCAATCTCATGGTCAAGGCTTATTCCAA ATGGAAGAGGAGCTGTCAATCCAAAAGGCTTAGAATATTACAATAATCTCATCAACGAACTAATCAAGCACG GAATTGAACCACATGTTACTCTATTCCATATTGATCTGCCGCAGGTGCTTGAAGATGAATATGAGGGATGGCTTAGTCGAAGGATTGT GAAAGATTTCACAGAATTTGCTGATGTGTGCTTTAGAGAATTTGGTGATAGGGTTTTACATTGGACTACCCTGAATGAAGGCAATATATTTGTTTTGGCTGGGTATGACATGGGGTTTATACCACCTCAGCGATGCTCTCCCCCATTTGGACTGATCTTTTGTGCTAAGGGTAACTCCTCATCAGAGCCATACATTGCTGGCCATCATCTCTTGTTAGCACATGCATCTGTTGCAAGATTGTACAAGAAAAAGTACCAG GACAAGCAACATGGATTCATAGGGATCAATATCTTTGCTTATTGGTTTGCTCCTCTAACAAACACCACGGAAGATATCATAGCTACTCAAAGAGCTAAAGATTTCTATCTTGGTTG GTTTCTTGACCCCTTAGTGTCTGGAGATTATCCTGAAATAGTGAAGAAGAATGCAGGTGCTAGAATTCCAGCCTTCACCAAAAATGAATGCAAACAAGTCAAGGGTTCATTCGACTTCATAGGAATAAACCATTACCTGGTTGTACACATCAAGGACAACCCTGAGAAGCTGAAGACGGATCAAAGAAACTTCGCAGCAGATGTGGGTGTGGACATGATAT ATGCTCTAGGCCCGTCAGGTCAG TATCCTGTTATGCCCTGGGGTCTGCAAGGAGTGCTGGAATATTTCAAGCAAGTTTATGGCAACCCTCCAATCTACATCCATGAAAATG GTAAACAGATGAAAAGGAACACAACATTGAACGACACAGCAAGGGTGGAATATATACAGGCCTACATGGGGGGTTTGCTTGATGCAATAAG GAATGGATCAAATGCAAGAGGGTACTTCATATGGTCATTCTTGGATGTACTCGAGGTAACAGGTGGCTATAAATCAAGCTTTGGCCTCTACTATGTAGATTTGGATGACCCAGATTTGAAACGATATCCTAAGCTCTCTGCACATTGGTACTCTGattttttgaagggaaaaagcATCACTCCAGATGAGGCCAATGACATTACCAAGAATAAAATGGCTCTTTCTAATGCTCGACCCATTCAGTAG
- the LOC117918492 gene encoding beta-glucosidase 11-like isoform X1 gives MVGSRLIFSLCLVLNLSVTAFSSLEFSRYDFPTDFIFGAGTSAYQVEGAAFQDGRTPSTWDTFAHAGHAHGATGDIACDEYHKYKEDVKLMVETGLDAYRFSISWSRLIPNGRGAVNPKGLEYYNNLINELIKHGIEPHVTLFHIDLPQVLEDEYEGWLSRRIVKDFTEFADVCFREFGDRVLHWTTLNEGNIFVLAGYDMGFIPPQRCSPPFGLIFCAKGNSSSEPYIAGHHLLLAHASVARLYKKKYQDKQHGFIGINIFAYWFAPLTNTTEDIIATQRAKDFYLGWFLDPLVSGDYPEIVKKNAGARIPAFTKNECKQVKGSFDFIGINHYLVVHIKDNPEKLKTDQRNFAADVGVDMIYALGPSGQYPVMPWGLQGVLEYFKQVYGNPPIYIHENGKQMKRNTTLNDTARVEYIQAYMGGLLDAIRNGSNARGYFIWSFLDVLEVTGGYKSSFGLYYVDLDDPDLKRYPKLSAHWYSDFLKGKSITPDEANDITKNKMALSNARPIQ, from the exons ATGGTGGGGAGTAGGCTCATTTTCTCTCTATGTCTTGTGCTAAATTTATCAGTTACAGCCTTCAGCTCCCTCGAGTTCAGCAGATATGACTTCCCTACTGACTTCATTTTTGGGGCCGGTACCTCTGCTTACCAG GTTGAGGGAGCAGCATTCCAAGATGGGAGGACTCCTAGTACTTGGGACACCTTTGCTCATGCTG GGCATGCACATGGAGCTACTGGGGACATAGCATGTGATGAGTATCACAAATACAAG GAGGATGTTAAACTCATGGTGGAAACAGGCCTAGATGCGTATCGATTCTCAATCTCATGGTCAAGGCTTATTCCAA ATGGAAGAGGAGCTGTCAATCCAAAAGGCTTAGAATATTACAATAATCTCATCAACGAACTAATCAAGCACG GAATTGAACCACATGTTACTCTATTCCATATTGATCTGCCGCAGGTGCTTGAAGATGAATATGAGGGATGGCTTAGTCGAAGGATTGT GAAAGATTTCACAGAATTTGCTGATGTGTGCTTTAGAGAATTTGGTGATAGGGTTTTACATTGGACTACCCTGAATGAAGGCAATATATTTGTTTTGGCTGGGTATGACATGGGGTTTATACCACCTCAGCGATGCTCTCCCCCATTTGGACTGATCTTTTGTGCTAAGGGTAACTCCTCATCAGAGCCATACATTGCTGGCCATCATCTCTTGTTAGCACATGCATCTGTTGCAAGATTGTACAAGAAAAAGTACCAG GACAAGCAACATGGATTCATAGGGATCAATATCTTTGCTTATTGGTTTGCTCCTCTAACAAACACCACGGAAGATATCATAGCTACTCAAAGAGCTAAAGATTTCTATCTTGGTTG GTTTCTTGACCCCTTAGTGTCTGGAGATTATCCTGAAATAGTGAAGAAGAATGCAGGTGCTAGAATTCCAGCCTTCACCAAAAATGAATGCAAACAAGTCAAGGGTTCATTCGACTTCATAGGAATAAACCATTACCTGGTTGTACACATCAAGGACAACCCTGAGAAGCTGAAGACGGATCAAAGAAACTTCGCAGCAGATGTGGGTGTGGACATGATAT ATGCTCTAGGCCCGTCAGGTCAG TATCCTGTTATGCCCTGGGGTCTGCAAGGAGTGCTGGAATATTTCAAGCAAGTTTATGGCAACCCTCCAATCTACATCCATGAAAATG GTAAACAGATGAAAAGGAACACAACATTGAACGACACAGCAAGGGTGGAATATATACAGGCCTACATGGGGGGTTTGCTTGATGCAATAAG GAATGGATCAAATGCAAGAGGGTACTTCATATGGTCATTCTTGGATGTACTCGAGGTAACAGGTGGCTATAAATCAAGCTTTGGCCTCTACTATGTAGATTTGGATGACCCAGATTTGAAACGATATCCTAAGCTCTCTGCACATTGGTACTCTGattttttgaagggaaaaagcATCACTCCAGATGAGGCCAATGACATTACCAAGAATAAAATGGCTCTTTCTAATGCTCGACCCATTCAGTAG
- the LOC117918492 gene encoding beta-glucosidase 11-like isoform X2 — MTSLLTSFLGPVPLLTRLREQHSKMGGLLVLGTPLLMLEDVKLMVETGLDAYRFSISWSRLIPNGRGAVNPKGLEYYNNLINELIKHGIEPHVTLFHIDLPQVLEDEYEGWLSRRIVKDFTEFADVCFREFGDRVLHWTTLNEGNIFVLAGYDMGFIPPQRCSPPFGLIFCAKGNSSSEPYIAGHHLLLAHASVARLYKKKYQDKQHGFIGINIFAYWFAPLTNTTEDIIATQRAKDFYLGWFLDPLVSGDYPEIVKKNAGARIPAFTKNECKQVKGSFDFIGINHYLVVHIKDNPEKLKTDQRNFAADVGVDMIYALGPSGQYPVMPWGLQGVLEYFKQVYGNPPIYIHENGKQMKRNTTLNDTARVEYIQAYMGGLLDAIRNGSNARGYFIWSFLDVLEVTGGYKSSFGLYYVDLDDPDLKRYPKLSAHWYSDFLKGKSITPDEANDITKNKMALSNARPIQ; from the exons ATGACTTCCCTACTGACTTCATTTTTGGGGCCGGTACCTCTGCTTACCAG GTTGAGGGAGCAGCATTCCAAGATGGGAGGACTCCTAGTACTTGGGACACCTTTGCTCATGCTG GAGGATGTTAAACTCATGGTGGAAACAGGCCTAGATGCGTATCGATTCTCAATCTCATGGTCAAGGCTTATTCCAA ATGGAAGAGGAGCTGTCAATCCAAAAGGCTTAGAATATTACAATAATCTCATCAACGAACTAATCAAGCACG GAATTGAACCACATGTTACTCTATTCCATATTGATCTGCCGCAGGTGCTTGAAGATGAATATGAGGGATGGCTTAGTCGAAGGATTGT GAAAGATTTCACAGAATTTGCTGATGTGTGCTTTAGAGAATTTGGTGATAGGGTTTTACATTGGACTACCCTGAATGAAGGCAATATATTTGTTTTGGCTGGGTATGACATGGGGTTTATACCACCTCAGCGATGCTCTCCCCCATTTGGACTGATCTTTTGTGCTAAGGGTAACTCCTCATCAGAGCCATACATTGCTGGCCATCATCTCTTGTTAGCACATGCATCTGTTGCAAGATTGTACAAGAAAAAGTACCAG GACAAGCAACATGGATTCATAGGGATCAATATCTTTGCTTATTGGTTTGCTCCTCTAACAAACACCACGGAAGATATCATAGCTACTCAAAGAGCTAAAGATTTCTATCTTGGTTG GTTTCTTGACCCCTTAGTGTCTGGAGATTATCCTGAAATAGTGAAGAAGAATGCAGGTGCTAGAATTCCAGCCTTCACCAAAAATGAATGCAAACAAGTCAAGGGTTCATTCGACTTCATAGGAATAAACCATTACCTGGTTGTACACATCAAGGACAACCCTGAGAAGCTGAAGACGGATCAAAGAAACTTCGCAGCAGATGTGGGTGTGGACATGATAT ATGCTCTAGGCCCGTCAGGTCAG TATCCTGTTATGCCCTGGGGTCTGCAAGGAGTGCTGGAATATTTCAAGCAAGTTTATGGCAACCCTCCAATCTACATCCATGAAAATG GTAAACAGATGAAAAGGAACACAACATTGAACGACACAGCAAGGGTGGAATATATACAGGCCTACATGGGGGGTTTGCTTGATGCAATAAG GAATGGATCAAATGCAAGAGGGTACTTCATATGGTCATTCTTGGATGTACTCGAGGTAACAGGTGGCTATAAATCAAGCTTTGGCCTCTACTATGTAGATTTGGATGACCCAGATTTGAAACGATATCCTAAGCTCTCTGCACATTGGTACTCTGattttttgaagggaaaaagcATCACTCCAGATGAGGCCAATGACATTACCAAGAATAAAATGGCTCTTTCTAATGCTCGACCCATTCAGTAG